A window of Macrotis lagotis isolate mMagLag1 chromosome X, bilby.v1.9.chrom.fasta, whole genome shotgun sequence contains these coding sequences:
- the ADGRE5 gene encoding adhesion G protein-coupled receptor E5 isoform X1, with amino-acid sequence MPALPRGLFLGLCVLVHLETIVAQISKDPQCDIWCTQHATCINMTHCSCDNGFASTSGKKYFNDILENCDDVNECAGPNGISCGQNADCANTEGSYHCTCISGYTLPSGEKTFPNKTMNNCQDLDDCQLNSSLCEPHGVCRNTRGSYICVCKSGFAKSNKNPLTTCMDVDECSGPKAISCGLNALCVNTFGSYHCKCSPGYALSSGEETFPNKTMNDCQVTGTSFSPWAPPPGVSEDFLNQLKSITRKFKSTSPEESIKSFVKDMEELLSTTTALEGLPLDSQLQVVTYLLSNLEEILRNLAQSSTEQLLVFHTSRGSELSMNIKKKPKGIVEVGRSHTKMNLDWNLTGGSEKAVVGLFSTRELKTLLTNAPLVLDPGMHADLEQENEAPVREGIPELLSAVSIAFLNNKDTAHLSSPVTFAFSHPNVTEGPRRRVTCAFWQPDGKGSGRWATTGCRKLGSDGAGTTCRCAHLSSFAILMAHYDVDDWKLSVITQVGLGVSLACLLLCVLTFLLCRAIQGSRTTIHLHLCLCLFVGSAVFLAGSANPGQGQVGLRCRLVAGLLHYCFLAAFCWMCLEGLELYFLVVRVFPGPGLRTRWLCLLGYGAPGLVVALSAAVHPGGYGRPRYCWLSLDKGFIWSFLGPVTAVIAFNAFIFVVTVWKLTQKFSEINPDMKKLKKARMLTFTAIAQLCILGCTWIFGLFLFGPESHVLAYIFTILNCFQGCFLFVLHCLLNKKVREEYRRWACIVTKSKYNEFSTSTTSQSRALRPSLESGM; translated from the exons ATGTTAATGAATGTGCAGGGCCCAATGGTATCTCCTGTGGTCAGAATGCAGATTGTGCTAATACAGAGGGAAGTTACCACTGCACTTGCATCTCTGGATATACCCTTCCTTCTGGGGAGAAGACATTCCCAAATAAGACTATGAACAACTGTCAAG ATTTGGATGATTGTCAGCTCAATAGTTCACTCTGTGAACCCCATGGGGTCTGTAGAAATACCCGCGGAAGCTATATATGCGTGTGCAAATCGGGCTTTGCCAAAAGCAACAAGAACCCACTTACGACTTGCATGG ATGTTGATGAATGTTCAGGACCCAAGGCTATCTCTTGTGGTCTGAATGCACTCTGTGTTAATACATTTGGAAGTTACCACTGCAAATGCAGCCCTGGATATGCCCTTTCTTCTGGGGAGGAGACATTCCCAAATAAGACTATGAATGACTGTCAAGTTACAG GGACTTCCTTCTCCCCGTGGGCACCACCCCCTGGAGTCAGTGAG GACTTCCTCAACCAATTGAAGTCTATCACCAGAAAATTCAAATCTACCTCTCCTGAGGAATCCATCAAG AGTTTTGTGAAAGATATGGAGGAACTTCTAAGTACAACCACAGCCCTGGAGGGCCTGCCCTTAGACAGTCAGCTTCAAGTGGTCACATACCTGCTCTCTAACCTTGAAGAAATACTTCGAAATCTTGCCCAGTCCTCGACTGAACAGCTCCTGGTCTTCCATACTTCGAGGGGCTCAG aGCTGTCTATGAACATCAAGAAAAAACCAAAGGGGATCGTTGAGGTGGGCAGGAGCCATACAAAGATGAATCTGGACTGGAATTTGACTGGTGGCTCAG AAAAGGCTGTCGTGGGCCTGTTCTCCACTCGTGAACTGAAGACACTACTGACCAATGCCCCTCTTGTCTTGGATCCTGGGATGCACGCTGACCTGGAGCAAGAGAATGAGGCCCCTGTGAGAGAGGGCATTCCAGAACTGCTCTCTGCTGTCAGCATCGCCTTCCTGAACAATAAGGACACAGCACATCTCAGCTCCCCGGTCACTTTTGCCTTCTCCCACCCA AACGTGACCGAAGGTCCCAGACGGAGAGTGACCTGTGCCTTCTGGCAGCCTGACGGCAAAGGGAGCGGCCGGTGGGCAACCACCGGCTGCCGCAAACTGGGAAGCGATGGGGCCGGCACCACCTGCCGATGTGCCCACCTCAGCAGCTTCGCCATCCTCATGGCCCACTACGATGTGGAT GACTGGAAGCTGTCGGTAATCACCCAGGTGGGGCTGGGGGTGTCCCTGGCCTGCCTCCTGCTCTGCGTCCTCACCTTCCTGCTCTGCCGGGCCATCCAGGGCTCCCGCACCACCATCCACCTGCACCTGTGCCTCTGCCTCTTCGTGGGCTCCGCCGTCTTCCTGGCGGGCTCCGCCAACCCGGGCCAGGGCCAG GTGGGGCTGCGCTGCCGCCTGGTGGCCGGCCTGCTGCACTACTGCTTCCTGGCCGCCTTCTGCTGGATGTGCCTCGAGGGCCTGGAGCTCTACTTCCTGGTGGTGCGCGTGTTCCCGGGGCCCGGGCTGCGCACGCGCTGGCTCTGCCTGCTGGGCTACGGCGCGCCCGGCCTGGTGGTGGCGCTGTCGGCCGCGGTGCACCCGGGGGGCTACGGCCGCCCGCGCTA CTGTTGGCTGAGCCTGGATAAAGGCTTCATCTGGAGCTTCCTGGGGCCCGTCACAGCCGTCATCGCA TTCAACGCCTTCATCTTTGTGGTCACCGTCTGGAAACTCACCCAGAAGTTCTCAGAGATCAACCCtgacatgaaaaaattaaagaaagctaG GATGTTGACGTTCACAGCCATTGCTCAACTCTGCATCTTGGGCTGTACCTGGATCTTTGGGCTGTTCCTGTTCGGCCCCGAGAGTCACGTCCTGGCCTACATTTTCACCATCCTCAACTGCTTCCAGGGCTGCTTCCTTTTTGTGCTACATTGTCTTCTCAACAAGAAG GTTAGAGAGGAATACCGGCGCTGGGCTTGCATCGTCACAAAGAGCAAGTACAATGAGTTCTCCACCTCCACAACCTCCCAGAGCCGG GCCCTCAGACCTTCGCTGGAGTCTGGGATGTGA
- the DDX39A gene encoding ATP-dependent RNA helicase DDX39A gives MAEQDVENELLDYEEDEEPQPMTESTPTPAKKDVKGSYVSIHSSGFRDFLLKPELLRAIVDCGFEHPSEVQHECIPQAILGMDVLCQAKSGMGKTAVFVLATLQQIEPVDGQVTVLVMCHTRELAFQISKEYERFSKYMPSVKVSVFFGGLSIKKDEDVLKKNCPHVVVGTPGRILALVRNKSLNLKNVKHFVLDECDKMLEQLDMRRDVQEIFRLTPHEKQCMMFSATLSKEIRPVCRKFMQDPMEVFVDDETKLTLHGLQQYYVKLKDSEKNRKLFDLLDVLEFNQVVIFVKSVQRCVALAQLLVEQNFPAIAIHRGMAQEERLSRYQQFKDFQRRILVATNLFGRGMDIERVNIVFNYDMPEDSDTYLHRVARAGRFGTKGLAITFVSDEGDAKILNDVQDRFEVNVAELPEEIDISTYIEQSR, from the exons atggctgaacaagatgtAGAAAATGAACTGCTTGATTACGAAGAGGATGAGGAGCCCCAGCCTATGACAGAGAGCACACCCACCCCTGCCAAGAAGGATGTGAAGGGCTCCTATGTCTCCATTCATAGCTCAGGCTTCAGAGATTTTCTTCTGAAGCCTGAGCTTCTAAGGGCTATTGTGGACTGTGGCTTTGAGCATCCATCTGAAG TCCAGCATGAATGTATTCCCCAAGCCATCTTGGGAATGGATGTCCTTTGCCAAGCCAAGTCTGGAATGGGCAAGACAGCAGTGTTTGTGTTGGCTACCCTGCAACAGATCGAGCCTGTGGATGGACAG GTAACAGTTCTTGTCATGTGCCACACTCGAGAGCTGGCCTTCCAGATCAGTAAGGAGTATGAGCGCTTCTCCAAATATATGCCCAGTGTCAAG gTTTCTGTGTTCTTTGGTGGCCTTTCgatcaagaaagatgaagatgTTTTGAAGAAGAATTGCCCTCACGTAGTGGTGGGGACACCTGGCCGGATTCTGGCCTTAGTACGCAACAAGAGTCTCAATCTGAAAAATGTGAAGCACTTTGTATTGGATGAGTGTGACAAGATGCTGGAGCAGCTTG ACATGCGCCGGGATGTGCAGGAGATCTTCCGCTTGACACCCCACGAGAAGCAGTGCATGATGTTCAGCGCCACCCTGAGTAAGGAGATAAGACCTGTCTGCAGAAAGTTCATGCAGGAT CCAATGGAAGTTTTTGTGGATGACGAGACAAAACTGACTCTTCATGGACTACAGCAATACTATGTGAAACTTAAGGACagtgagaaaaacagaaaactctTTGACCTCTTGGATGTTTTGGAATTTAACCAG GTTGTGATCTTTGTGAAGTCGGTGCAGCGCTGCGTTGCCTTGGCTCAGCTCCTAGTGGAACAGAACTTCCCAGCCATCGCCATCCACAGAGGCATGGCTCAGGAGGAGAG ACTATCTCGATATCAACAGTTCAAGGATTTCCAGCGCCGGATCCTGGTGGCCACTAATCTTTTTGGCAGAGGCATGGATATTGAGCGGGTCAATATAGTCTTCAATTATGACATGCCTGAGGACTCTGATACCTACTTGCACCGG GTTGCCAGGGCTGGCCGGTTTGGTACTAAGGGCTTAGCCATCACTTTTGTCTCTGATGAGGGGGATGCCAAGATCCTTAATGATGTCCAGGATCGGTTTGAAGTGAATGTGGCAGAATTGCCTGAGGAAATAGACATCTCCACATATA TTGAACAAAGCCGATAA
- the ADGRE5 gene encoding adhesion G protein-coupled receptor E5 isoform X2: MPALPRGLFLGLCVLVHLETIVAQISKDPQCDIWCTQHATCINMTHCSCDNGFASTSGKKYFNDILENCDDVNECAGPNGISCGQNADCANTEGSYHCTCISGYTLPSGEKTFPNKTMNNCQDVDECSGPKAISCGLNALCVNTFGSYHCKCSPGYALSSGEETFPNKTMNDCQVTGTSFSPWAPPPGVSEDFLNQLKSITRKFKSTSPEESIKSFVKDMEELLSTTTALEGLPLDSQLQVVTYLLSNLEEILRNLAQSSTEQLLVFHTSRGSELSMNIKKKPKGIVEVGRSHTKMNLDWNLTGGSEKAVVGLFSTRELKTLLTNAPLVLDPGMHADLEQENEAPVREGIPELLSAVSIAFLNNKDTAHLSSPVTFAFSHPNVTEGPRRRVTCAFWQPDGKGSGRWATTGCRKLGSDGAGTTCRCAHLSSFAILMAHYDVDDWKLSVITQVGLGVSLACLLLCVLTFLLCRAIQGSRTTIHLHLCLCLFVGSAVFLAGSANPGQGQVGLRCRLVAGLLHYCFLAAFCWMCLEGLELYFLVVRVFPGPGLRTRWLCLLGYGAPGLVVALSAAVHPGGYGRPRYCWLSLDKGFIWSFLGPVTAVIAFNAFIFVVTVWKLTQKFSEINPDMKKLKKARMLTFTAIAQLCILGCTWIFGLFLFGPESHVLAYIFTILNCFQGCFLFVLHCLLNKKVREEYRRWACIVTKSKYNEFSTSTTSQSRALRPSLESGM; the protein is encoded by the exons ATGTTAATGAATGTGCAGGGCCCAATGGTATCTCCTGTGGTCAGAATGCAGATTGTGCTAATACAGAGGGAAGTTACCACTGCACTTGCATCTCTGGATATACCCTTCCTTCTGGGGAGAAGACATTCCCAAATAAGACTATGAACAACTGTCAAG ATGTTGATGAATGTTCAGGACCCAAGGCTATCTCTTGTGGTCTGAATGCACTCTGTGTTAATACATTTGGAAGTTACCACTGCAAATGCAGCCCTGGATATGCCCTTTCTTCTGGGGAGGAGACATTCCCAAATAAGACTATGAATGACTGTCAAGTTACAG GGACTTCCTTCTCCCCGTGGGCACCACCCCCTGGAGTCAGTGAG GACTTCCTCAACCAATTGAAGTCTATCACCAGAAAATTCAAATCTACCTCTCCTGAGGAATCCATCAAG AGTTTTGTGAAAGATATGGAGGAACTTCTAAGTACAACCACAGCCCTGGAGGGCCTGCCCTTAGACAGTCAGCTTCAAGTGGTCACATACCTGCTCTCTAACCTTGAAGAAATACTTCGAAATCTTGCCCAGTCCTCGACTGAACAGCTCCTGGTCTTCCATACTTCGAGGGGCTCAG aGCTGTCTATGAACATCAAGAAAAAACCAAAGGGGATCGTTGAGGTGGGCAGGAGCCATACAAAGATGAATCTGGACTGGAATTTGACTGGTGGCTCAG AAAAGGCTGTCGTGGGCCTGTTCTCCACTCGTGAACTGAAGACACTACTGACCAATGCCCCTCTTGTCTTGGATCCTGGGATGCACGCTGACCTGGAGCAAGAGAATGAGGCCCCTGTGAGAGAGGGCATTCCAGAACTGCTCTCTGCTGTCAGCATCGCCTTCCTGAACAATAAGGACACAGCACATCTCAGCTCCCCGGTCACTTTTGCCTTCTCCCACCCA AACGTGACCGAAGGTCCCAGACGGAGAGTGACCTGTGCCTTCTGGCAGCCTGACGGCAAAGGGAGCGGCCGGTGGGCAACCACCGGCTGCCGCAAACTGGGAAGCGATGGGGCCGGCACCACCTGCCGATGTGCCCACCTCAGCAGCTTCGCCATCCTCATGGCCCACTACGATGTGGAT GACTGGAAGCTGTCGGTAATCACCCAGGTGGGGCTGGGGGTGTCCCTGGCCTGCCTCCTGCTCTGCGTCCTCACCTTCCTGCTCTGCCGGGCCATCCAGGGCTCCCGCACCACCATCCACCTGCACCTGTGCCTCTGCCTCTTCGTGGGCTCCGCCGTCTTCCTGGCGGGCTCCGCCAACCCGGGCCAGGGCCAG GTGGGGCTGCGCTGCCGCCTGGTGGCCGGCCTGCTGCACTACTGCTTCCTGGCCGCCTTCTGCTGGATGTGCCTCGAGGGCCTGGAGCTCTACTTCCTGGTGGTGCGCGTGTTCCCGGGGCCCGGGCTGCGCACGCGCTGGCTCTGCCTGCTGGGCTACGGCGCGCCCGGCCTGGTGGTGGCGCTGTCGGCCGCGGTGCACCCGGGGGGCTACGGCCGCCCGCGCTA CTGTTGGCTGAGCCTGGATAAAGGCTTCATCTGGAGCTTCCTGGGGCCCGTCACAGCCGTCATCGCA TTCAACGCCTTCATCTTTGTGGTCACCGTCTGGAAACTCACCCAGAAGTTCTCAGAGATCAACCCtgacatgaaaaaattaaagaaagctaG GATGTTGACGTTCACAGCCATTGCTCAACTCTGCATCTTGGGCTGTACCTGGATCTTTGGGCTGTTCCTGTTCGGCCCCGAGAGTCACGTCCTGGCCTACATTTTCACCATCCTCAACTGCTTCCAGGGCTGCTTCCTTTTTGTGCTACATTGTCTTCTCAACAAGAAG GTTAGAGAGGAATACCGGCGCTGGGCTTGCATCGTCACAAAGAGCAAGTACAATGAGTTCTCCACCTCCACAACCTCCCAGAGCCGG GCCCTCAGACCTTCGCTGGAGTCTGGGATGTGA